Proteins encoded together in one Synechococcus sp. A15-62 window:
- a CDS encoding site-specific integrase, which translates to MTTAELDALHAHLPGPHAVLASLLRRTGARVSEGLQLKWKYVTPSSIVLIAPTVKGKTKTRAIPLHPLLAEELDAWKLVVNPDNNPEQWVFPGRHASTHLTRRGFDHALRKAVEELGLQGTSTHSFRRSFLTSCSQNGVPLRNIQSISGHSNLQVLANYIEVSDSDKSACVLAGA; encoded by the coding sequence TTGACCACTGCTGAGCTTGATGCGTTGCACGCTCATCTGCCTGGTCCACATGCTGTCTTGGCTTCTTTGCTTAGACGCACTGGTGCCAGGGTTTCAGAAGGCTTGCAGCTCAAGTGGAAGTACGTAACACCCAGCTCAATTGTCCTGATCGCTCCGACTGTTAAAGGCAAAACCAAGACGCGAGCGATCCCACTTCATCCGTTGCTTGCTGAAGAGCTTGATGCTTGGAAGCTTGTTGTCAATCCAGATAACAATCCAGAGCAATGGGTGTTTCCAGGTCGTCATGCTTCTACGCATCTGACGAGACGTGGATTTGACCACGCGCTGCGGAAGGCTGTCGAAGAACTTGGGTTGCAGGGAACTTCAACTCACAGCTTCAGAAGATCATTCCTGACCAGTTGCAGTCAGAACGGTGTGCCGCTGCGGAATATCCAATCAATCTCAGGGCATTCCAATCTTCAGGTTTTGGCAAATTACATTGAAGTCTCTGACTCCGATAAGAGCGCTTGCGTTCTTGCCGGTGCATGA
- a CDS encoding VapE domain-containing protein: MATDLVLADQLPPGWLDDKEEERYRLEVGDLITLLSGALRKRWRFNLMTKKIELDGKPIPVFELENLYCHLSQRGYTISKDKAIDAAKAAAMAHSFHPVREYLDRIASDDSIVAADLDQIATAFWDTVDPLYDAMLRKTLIGAVKRIYEPGCMFRTCLVFKGGQDIRKSSSFKYLASPDWVTDTAQDKHEDFLLALHGCWFYELAELDSITNKKDAGALKNDLSSPKDDIRVPYGRAHDTFRRQSICVGSSNRDDFLCDETGASRFWVVDLPHDAEEGFVIDTDRIRDNRDAILKAAVLAYRTGEQPVLSREHQNESNRRNLGFERNHPWEDYLADLLHNLPAHIKSFSAEAALNMSGAMGTSPVGWDYSYSALPYKDSVEVGKILRRLGCTQDKHPVRKNGKRRRWWHPPDTSDTGVSSNRAPALTAAVATDLSDLAHGTSGSSLKDSPPINTPAPAAALMGKTPVPPVPEEDSPLFLAEDDFNNVAMGSAWDV, translated from the coding sequence ATGGCAACTGATCTCGTACTCGCTGACCAACTGCCGCCAGGTTGGCTTGATGACAAGGAGGAAGAGCGCTACCGCCTTGAGGTGGGTGATTTGATCACCCTTCTAAGCGGTGCGCTCCGCAAGCGTTGGCGCTTCAACCTCATGACTAAAAAGATTGAGCTTGATGGCAAGCCGATTCCAGTCTTTGAGCTTGAGAACCTCTACTGCCATCTATCGCAACGCGGTTACACCATCTCCAAGGACAAGGCGATTGATGCCGCCAAAGCAGCTGCAATGGCGCACTCGTTTCACCCTGTCCGTGAATACTTGGATCGCATTGCGTCAGACGACAGCATCGTTGCCGCTGATCTTGACCAGATAGCAACGGCGTTTTGGGATACCGTTGATCCGCTGTACGACGCGATGCTGCGTAAGACGCTCATCGGTGCCGTTAAACGGATCTATGAACCTGGGTGCATGTTCCGTACCTGCCTTGTTTTTAAAGGCGGGCAGGACATTAGAAAGTCGTCCAGCTTCAAATATCTGGCAAGCCCGGATTGGGTGACAGATACAGCGCAGGATAAGCACGAGGATTTTCTCCTCGCTCTTCACGGTTGCTGGTTTTATGAGTTGGCTGAGTTGGACAGCATCACCAACAAGAAGGATGCAGGTGCGTTGAAAAACGACCTGTCCTCTCCGAAAGACGATATTCGTGTTCCGTACGGCAGAGCGCATGACACGTTTCGCCGTCAGAGCATTTGTGTCGGCAGCTCAAACAGAGACGATTTCCTCTGCGATGAAACAGGGGCGTCTCGGTTCTGGGTTGTCGATCTTCCGCATGATGCAGAAGAAGGGTTTGTTATCGACACCGACCGCATACGGGATAACCGTGATGCGATCTTGAAGGCTGCTGTTCTTGCCTACCGAACTGGTGAGCAACCGGTTTTATCCCGGGAACACCAGAACGAATCCAATCGACGCAACCTTGGTTTCGAGCGCAACCACCCGTGGGAGGACTATCTCGCTGACCTGTTGCATAACCTTCCGGCTCACATCAAATCGTTCTCCGCTGAAGCAGCGTTGAACATGTCTGGTGCCATGGGTACTTCGCCCGTTGGGTGGGACTACTCCTATTCAGCGTTGCCGTACAAGGACAGCGTTGAGGTTGGAAAAATCCTTCGCCGTTTGGGTTGTACCCAGGACAAGCATCCAGTTCGTAAAAACGGAAAGCGTCGTCGTTGGTGGCATCCACCTGACACAAGTGACACAGGTGTTTCTAGTAACCGTGCGCCAGCTCTAACCGCAGCAGTGGCAACGGATTTGAGCGATTTGGCACATGGCACTAGTGGATCTTCTTTAAAAGACTCACCACCCATAAACACGCCAGCACCTGCTGCCGCCTTGATGGGCAAAACACCTGTGCCACCTGTGCCAGAGGAAGATTCACCCCTCTTCCTGGCGGAAGATGACTTCAACAATGTTGCTATGGGGTCAGCTTGGGACGTATAA